A region of Dioscorea cayenensis subsp. rotundata cultivar TDr96_F1 chromosome 5, TDr96_F1_v2_PseudoChromosome.rev07_lg8_w22 25.fasta, whole genome shotgun sequence DNA encodes the following proteins:
- the LOC120259919 gene encoding glycosyl hydrolase 5 family protein-like, whose protein sequence is MVTEGLSKQPLATITAYIAALGFNCVRLTYATYMVTREEFLHLPVRQSLLNLGLKSAVDGILAHNPNVIDLTLVESFKTVIQSLEKQNIMVIIDNHVSKPMWCCSGNDGNGFFGDVYFSVAEWQQGWTIMATLFHDSPNVIAMSLRNELRGYNQNSADWDTYMISGAETIHKVNPKVLVIFSGMDFDKDLSFLDPNRVRLSFEKKLVFEVHWYGFNNADQWNNGNLNQVCSKISNNLMKNAGFLLDNGFPLFMSEFGIDQRGGNTADNRYLTCFLAFAIELDIEWAIWTLHASYYIRDGIPDMEEDYSVLSYDWASPRNVTILRILSSIQVPYIGPLPVQVPEFKMLYHPLSGRCVLRSNSGKQAVLGRCSKTEAWANDNGVLKIQGTELCLHADGAEQPVTLGANCGGTDSKWDVISATNMQFSSQSSGSICLDTGPNARDLVTNPCRCLQGKEQCDPESQWFKLVRSTRKLTSEQSNLEKALANDTAEADIAVIFSYFFTAMLEGFDRFV, encoded by the exons ATGGTCACTGAGGGTCTGAGCAAACAACCATTGGCTACCATCACTGCCTACATTGCTGCCTTAGGCTTTAACTGTGTAAGACTCACTTATGCAACTTACATGGTTACTAGGGAAGAGTTCTTGCACCTCCCAGTGCGACAGTCACTCCTCAATCTTGGCCTCAAAAGTGCTGTTGATGGCATTCTTGCTCATAACCCTAATGTCATTGATCTTACACTTGTTGAGTCATTCAAG ACTGTTATCCAAAGCCTAGAGAAACAAAATATCATGGTGATAATTGACAATCATGTGAGCAAACCAATGTGGTGTTGCAGTGGCAACGATGGCAATGGTTTCTTTGGAGATGTATATTTCAGCGTTGCCGAATGGCAGCAAGGGTGGACAATTATGGCAACATTATTCCATGACTCTCCTAACGTCATCGCTATGAGCTTAAGGAATGAGCTCAGAGGCTACAATCAAAATAGTGCGGACTGGGACAC GTACATGATAAGTGGTGCTGAGACAATCCACAAAGTCAATCCAAAGGTTCTAGTGATTTTCTCTGGAATGGACTTTGATAAGGATCTAAGCTTCCTCGATCCTAATAGAGTGAGATTGAGTTTTGAAAAAAAGCTTGTTTTTGAGGTACACTGGTATGGTTTCAACAATGCAGACCAATGGAATAATGGAAACCTCAATCAAGTTTGTTCAAAGATATCAAATAATCTGATGAAAAATGCTGGGTTTCTATTGGACAATGGATTCCCTTTGTTCATGAGTGAGTTTGGGATTGATCAGAGGGGAGGCAACACAGCTGACAATAGATATTTGACTTGTTTTCTAGCATTTGCAATTGAGTTAGACATTGAATGGGCTATTTGGACATTACATGCAAGCTATTATATCAGAGACGGGATACCTGATATGGAGGAGGATTACTCAGTGTTATCTTATGATTGGGCATCACCAAGGAATGTCACAATTCTAAGAATCCTTTCATCTATACAAGTTCCCTACATTg GACCTCTACCTGTCCAAGTACCAGAATTTAAGATGCTGTACCATCCATTAAGTGGAAGGTGTGTTTTGAGGAGCAATTCTGGAAAGCAAGCTGTGTTGGGAAGGTGCTCCAAAACAGAAGCCTGGGCCAATGATAATGGAGTGTTGAAAATTCAAGGAACAGAATTATGTTTGCATGCAGATGGTGCAGAACAACCTGTAACACTTGGAGCTAATTGTGGTGGGACGGATTCAAAATGGGATGTAATATCTGCAACTAACATGCAGTTTTCATCTCAGTCTTCAGGGTCTATATGCTTGGATACTGGACCTAATGCAAGGGATCTTGTCACCAATCCATGCAGGTGCTTACAAGGGAAAGAACAATGTGACCCTGAGAGTCAATGGTTTAAGCTTGTCAGGAGCACTAGAAAGCTTACGAGTGAGCAATCAAATTTGGAAAA GGCTCTTGCTAATGATACAGCGGAGGCTgatattgctgtgattttcag CTATTTCTTCACTGCAATGCTTGAAGGCTTTGATCGTTTTGTAtga